A genomic window from Sorex araneus isolate mSorAra2 chromosome 2, mSorAra2.pri, whole genome shotgun sequence includes:
- the GMNC gene encoding geminin coiled-coil domain-containing protein 1 yields the protein MNTVLPCQDQYFVGGQNCNCPYSTTTSDSSVDVSTETWVSFWATGLQDNGEPQQAPQAQEASSEPNFPVPNSCPWEDAQLSSQLYRNKQLQDTLVQKEEELARLYEENNHLRQYLNSALVKCLEEKAKKLLSSDEFSKACGKFRKGKRKPKEQRYFPPEIPHHKNAKRNLSSELANCEEQTGPPVDPGPPVDPWVLQTLGLKDFNTIDDTVSANYSAFSSHPRRITSMFPQFPDDVVGNENFPRENLPGDFGGEETTPLDSTAGHTDVHFLSQLPTPTEGLQTPPYCTSDVSPNKTEMAFSTSLSPHCNVKTHSFHQGQAFVCRDGEGGWKFTWVPKQT from the exons ATG AATACCGTTCTGCCTTGCCAAGACCAGTACTTTGTAGGAGGCCAGAACTGTAATTGCCCGTATTCCACTACAACGTCAGATTCTAGTGTTGATGTTTCCACGGAGACTTGGGTCTCTTTCTGGGCTACTGGTCTCCAGGACAACGGGGAACCCCAACAGGCACCACAGGCACAGG AAGCATCCAGTGAGCCAAATTTCCCTGTTCCTAATTCCTGTCCATGGGAAGATGCTCAACTTTCCTCTCAGCTCTACAGAAACAAGCAG ctcCAAGATACCCTAGTACAGAAGGAAGAAGAACTTGCCAGATTATATGAAGAAAACAATCATCTCAGACAATACCTAAATTCTGCTTTAGTTAAATGTCTTGAAGAAAAGGCCAAG AAATTGCTGTCATCAGATGAGTTCTCCAAAGCATGTGGAAAAttcaggaaggggaagaggaaaccCAAAGAACaaagatattttcctcctgagatTCCCCATCACAAAAATGCTAAGAGAAATCTTTCTAGTGAACTTGCTAACTGTGAAGAACAAACCGGGCCCCCTGTGGACCCCGGACCCCCTGTGGACCCCTGGGTCCTTCAAACGCTTGGGTTAAAAGACTTCAACACCATTGATGACACCGTTTCAGCTAACTACAGTGCCTTTTCCTCTCATCCCAGAAGAATCACCAGCATGTTCCCCCAGTTTCCAGATGATGTAGTTGGTAATGAAAATTTTCCCAGAGAAAATCTGCCAGGTGACTTTGGTGGAGAGGAGACAACCCCTTTAGACAGCACTGCCGGGCACACGGATGTTCACTTCCTTTCTCAACTTCCAACCCCCACTGAAGGGTTGCAAACTCCTCCTTACTGCACTTCTGATGTGTCACCTAATAAGACAGAGATGGCGTTTTCCACATCCCTGAGCCCTCACTGTAATGTGAAAACTCATTCCTTTCACCAGGGCCAAGCCTTTGTCTGTAGAGATGGGGAAGGAGGCTGGAAGTTTACTTGGGTCCCCAAGCAGACTTAG